The sequence AAACATAGCAATAACATGATAATCTTCTCAATAATGCTAGAACCAGAGAAGTAAAAAGGCTTGTGTTAGGGACTTACGCTCTGATATAGTCTGGTGTTGCTGAAAGCAATCGACCGAAGAATGAGAAGGACGAATAAAGTGTGACAAGAGTTGTTGTCTCGGAGCTTTGTCCTAAAGATTGTGCAATCTGTCCGAGGTTGTTGCTATAGACAAGTCCAATCGTGCCACCGCAAAAATATGCTACGTAGTAAAGCCAAAAATCTGATCTGCACAAGAGCAGATACAAAGGATGCTCTTCTCCAAGCATTCCAAGCTGATTTCTTGTAATGAGCTTACTGCAACAAGATCCGTTGTCATCTTCGATGAAACTCTTCTGATCAGGAGTAATGGCTGATCGCACCACATCATCGTTTAGCAACTGATAGCCTTCGAGGCTGGCTTCACGTGTGGCCATTCCTTTATGTATCTCAAGCTCATCCACATCAACAAGAATGAAACCGGAACCTTCTAAACGGAAACTGGAGTGGACGTTATGGAGATACCAATTACGAGCGTAGACTAGACCGGGAAGGCATAAAGGGAGAATCAAGAGAAGAATCGATCCACCAAAGAGCAGACGAGCTGAGGTTACATCAGAAGTCTTGGAACCAAAGAGAAGCAGATAAACACCGTTCAAAACAGCTAATATGTTAAGCAAGAGAAACATGAGAGAGTCCCTTCGAACTCCATCTGGCGGAAGAGGTTCAAGAGGCGGTTGGCGAAGAATAGGGATGAGAGCAGCGAAGGAGACGATAAGAGGTATAAGGGCGTTTAAGAGAAGGTATAGCTGTGTGGAGATAGGATTGATTGCGTTGTAAGCAAGAGTGTATAACGCAGCACTTACGCCGTTGAAGCTGACTGTGAGGGAAAGTGCAAGTGATCTATTTGCAGGGAAGTTTCTGATGCAGAGCACAAAGCAGACTGTGTTAAACCAACAGATACTTAGCCCAGCTAACAAGCAACACAGAAACACCTGCCACAACATCACAAAAACATACTTAATCCCAAGATATATCTGAGACATTGTGATCaagaattatataaaaatcCAAGAAAATTAATCATTCCTCGAAAAAAACTATtcagaaattaaaatattttattgacCAGGTAAGtggaagataaataaaaaaagggaATCATTCAACCATAATactcttattttaaaattcaatatttttttatcacatgACAAA is a genomic window of Brassica napus cultivar Da-Ae chromosome A2, Da-Ae, whole genome shotgun sequence containing:
- the LOC106437685 gene encoding protein NUCLEAR FUSION DEFECTIVE 4-like isoform X2 produces the protein MGFVGYGVQWLVITNVVSLPYILVFLCCLLAGLSICWFNTVCFVLCIRNFPANRSLALSLTVSFNGVSAALYTLAYNAINPISTQLYLLLNALIPLIVSFAALIPILRQPPLEPLPPDGVRRDSLMFLLLNILAVLNGVYLLLFGSKTSDVTSARLLFGGSILLLILPLCLPGLVYARNWYLHNVHSSFRLEGSGFILVDVDELEIHKGMATREASLEGYQLLNDDVVRSAITPDQKSFIEDDNGSCCSKLITRNQLGMLGEEHPLYLLLCRSDFWLYYVAYFCGGTIGLVYSNNLGQIAQSLGQSSETTTLVTLYSSFSFFGRLLSATPDYIRAKFYFARTGWLTVALLPTTIALFLLASSGSLSALQAGTALIGLSSGFIFAAAVSITSELFGPNSVGVNHNILITNIPIGSLVYGFLAALVYESHSMAGSKTESVICMGRDCYFLTFVWWGCLSVIGLASSIVLFLRTRRAYQRFEQDRITSSMLYS
- the LOC106437685 gene encoding protein NUCLEAR FUSION DEFECTIVE 4-like isoform X1 → MAGQSRKWMILVATIWIQAFTGTNFDFSTYSSDLKSVLGISQVQLNYLAVASDLGKVFGWSSGLALLYFPLWTVLFAAAIMGFVGYGVQWLVITNVVSLPYILVFLCCLLAGLSICWFNTVCFVLCIRNFPANRSLALSLTVSFNGVSAALYTLAYNAINPISTQLYLLLNALIPLIVSFAALIPILRQPPLEPLPPDGVRRDSLMFLLLNILAVLNGVYLLLFGSKTSDVTSARLLFGGSILLLILPLCLPGLVYARNWYLHNVHSSFRLEGSGFILVDVDELEIHKGMATREASLEGYQLLNDDVVRSAITPDQKSFIEDDNGSCCSKLITRNQLGMLGEEHPLYLLLCRSDFWLYYVAYFCGGTIGLVYSNNLGQIAQSLGQSSETTTLVTLYSSFSFFGRLLSATPDYIRAKFYFARTGWLTVALLPTTIALFLLASSGSLSALQAGTALIGLSSGFIFAAAVSITSELFGPNSVGVNHNILITNIPIGSLVYGFLAALVYESHSMAGSKTESVICMGRDCYFLTFVWWGCLSVIGLASSIVLFLRTRRAYQRFEQDRITSSMLYS